The following proteins are co-located in the Flammeovirga kamogawensis genome:
- a CDS encoding HYC_CC_PP family protein, giving the protein MKQLIKNIFLSLVLIVGTIGIVANAHVCQGMLKAINLEPSHECCEMSMDMKEKTDCCDNQAKQVKIDSHYDQVIDVIEVPSYTYQEAISNLWTSVYSFILPENSLKLQTPTQFVFCEVKSPPIYLSIAINVAHKVFIV; this is encoded by the coding sequence ATGAAACAATTAATCAAAAATATCTTTTTATCTCTAGTATTGATAGTAGGTACAATTGGTATCGTGGCAAATGCTCACGTTTGCCAAGGAATGCTGAAAGCTATCAATTTAGAACCCTCACATGAGTGTTGTGAGATGTCTATGGATATGAAAGAAAAAACTGATTGTTGTGATAACCAAGCAAAACAAGTAAAGATAGATAGTCATTACGATCAAGTAATTGATGTTATAGAAGTACCTTCATATACCTATCAAGAAGCAATTTCGAACTTATGGACTTCGGTTTATTCATTTATTCTTCCAGAAAACTCATTAAAATTGCAAACTCCAACGCAATTTGTTTTTTGTGAAGTGAAATCTCCCCCTATATATTTATCTATTGCCATAAATGTGGCACATAAAGTATTTATAGTATAA
- a CDS encoding T9SS type A sorting domain-containing protein — protein sequence MNYNFSLLCTIILIFTNCIFIEGATFRLNSGVILTADNWTHADTWLNESNQNVNAYPGDYDIIQFGADLEVNSIIIDFDFSEISTSLYFQPISEGDYSGDITSVLTIKNNANVVISNLIDNGALFTLTVEENSSLTITEELFMDRAFVKFDIYGSFSVLNKVNFTKEQYLNIYSDAVVKFEGDFNTTGVMLVVQEDAILEVEGQYSIGGESNYASWDIDGFLIIHNGIDLICHVNLVYDINVATGGVYIDYDEGTTDICNANSDNPGWAGIDGANCKSALFCSAVNNEDYEKVTIPDLPVNLISFILIEEKESVRLEWVTASEQNSERFDIEVSSNKKDWTVIGSVSAQGNSNATVEYEFVDINKPSYYYRLAQYDLDGKVEYFGVLTYNKKTAFKSNVYPTFVGRGEYLYINFEGVASSAKSSISIVNMKGEIVEENQFLDLSLSNSLQSYHIKNDLSTGLYFITVKCGKDVKTMRFIIK from the coding sequence ATGAACTACAATTTTTCTCTACTGTGTACTATCATTTTAATTTTCACCAATTGCATTTTCATAGAAGGAGCAACATTTAGGCTTAATTCTGGAGTTATTTTAACTGCTGATAATTGGACTCATGCAGATACTTGGTTAAATGAATCAAATCAGAATGTGAATGCGTATCCAGGTGATTATGACATTATTCAATTTGGTGCTGATCTAGAAGTAAATTCGATTATTATAGATTTCGATTTTAGCGAAATATCAACTTCATTGTATTTTCAACCTATATCAGAAGGAGATTATTCAGGTGATATTACTAGTGTTTTGACTATAAAAAATAATGCGAATGTTGTAATTAGTAACTTAATAGATAATGGAGCTTTGTTTACTCTTACAGTAGAAGAAAATTCATCTCTAACAATTACAGAAGAGCTTTTTATGGATAGAGCTTTTGTGAAATTTGATATTTATGGAAGTTTTTCTGTTTTAAATAAAGTGAATTTTACGAAAGAACAGTATTTAAATATTTATTCTGATGCGGTAGTAAAATTTGAAGGTGATTTTAATACTACTGGAGTCATGTTAGTTGTTCAAGAAGATGCAATACTTGAAGTAGAAGGACAATATTCTATAGGAGGAGAGAGTAATTATGCATCATGGGATATAGATGGTTTTTTAATTATTCACAATGGTATAGATCTAATTTGCCATGTAAATTTAGTATATGATATTAATGTTGCAACTGGTGGTGTATATATAGATTATGATGAGGGAACAACAGATATTTGTAATGCAAATTCTGATAATCCAGGTTGGGCAGGAATTGATGGAGCTAACTGTAAAAGTGCATTATTTTGTTCTGCTGTAAATAATGAAGATTACGAAAAAGTAACAATCCCAGATCTACCTGTTAACTTAATATCATTTATCCTTATCGAAGAAAAAGAGAGTGTTAGATTGGAATGGGTAACAGCTTCTGAACAAAATAGTGAACGATTTGATATAGAAGTTTCTTCAAATAAAAAAGATTGGACAGTAATAGGTTCTGTATCTGCTCAAGGAAATAGTAATGCTACAGTAGAATATGAATTTGTAGACATAAACAAACCTAGTTACTATTACAGATTAGCTCAATATGATTTAGATGGTAAAGTTGAGTATTTTGGGGTACTCACCTATAATAAAAAAACGGCATTTAAAAGTAATGTATACCCAACTTTTGTAGGTAGAGGAGAGTATTTATATATTAATTTTGAAGGTGTTGCATCTAGTGCAAAATCTAGTATTTCAATTGTTAATATGAAAGGAGAAATAGTAGAGGAAAATCAATTTCTTGATTTATCATTAAGTAACTCTTTGCAATCTTATCATATCAAAAATGATTTAAGCACAGGTTTATACTTTATCACCGTTAAATGTGGCAAGGATGTAAAAACAATGCGTTTTATAATAAAATAG
- a CDS encoding TolC family protein: protein MKKLNIISIAVFMISIVTTQAQNSSLDRYISIALDNHFGVQAATQNIQVQAAGKKEIQGEGISSFDVMYGYGALPIETKNGPINHKVSAGVMFPWFGTRNQKYEVVNQKVAIAEANKEDTENVVKYKVRALYFQLLQNSKDLKSAAENVAILKSFESVAYTQYENSKGSMVDILRVQMEIEEAKNKVKTLQQDSVLLQQNFSLLLNKEIEKIVLIDSVSFFKNNDTVDENPILKSLNATQNMYAEKIKVVQKSSAPQIKLSIDYSILGSAQGVSSENSGKNGIMPMIGLSIPLFNAKKYSGQKEQLQLSNQEVALRKEDTKKRLQIEYLTAKNQYNDAKREFDLIGKQLIQIDQAIQIQQEAYAVSNSQGSAFVELLRLQLQKLDFQFREHKSKATELEALAKINYITGL from the coding sequence ATGAAAAAGTTAAATATAATATCAATTGCAGTATTCATGATTTCGATTGTGACTACACAAGCACAAAATTCTTCTTTAGATCGCTACATTTCAATCGCTTTAGATAATCATTTTGGTGTTCAAGCAGCAACTCAAAATATACAAGTACAAGCAGCAGGAAAGAAAGAAATACAAGGAGAAGGTATTTCTAGTTTTGATGTGATGTATGGGTATGGTGCATTGCCTATTGAAACTAAAAATGGTCCTATTAATCACAAAGTATCTGCAGGAGTAATGTTTCCATGGTTTGGAACAAGGAACCAAAAATACGAGGTAGTCAATCAAAAAGTTGCAATTGCTGAAGCAAATAAAGAGGATACTGAAAATGTAGTTAAATATAAAGTACGTGCTCTTTACTTTCAACTTCTTCAGAATTCAAAAGATTTAAAATCTGCTGCAGAAAATGTGGCAATCTTAAAGTCATTTGAGTCTGTTGCGTATACTCAATATGAGAACTCAAAAGGTTCTATGGTCGATATTTTAAGAGTACAGATGGAAATTGAAGAAGCAAAAAATAAAGTAAAAACTTTGCAGCAAGACAGCGTTCTTTTACAACAAAACTTTTCTTTATTACTCAATAAAGAAATTGAAAAAATTGTATTGATAGACAGTGTTAGTTTCTTTAAAAATAATGATACAGTTGATGAAAATCCAATATTGAAGTCTTTAAATGCTACACAAAATATGTATGCGGAAAAAATAAAAGTTGTTCAAAAATCATCAGCTCCTCAAATTAAATTATCTATTGATTATAGTATTTTAGGTTCTGCACAAGGTGTTTCGTCAGAAAATAGTGGAAAGAATGGAATCATGCCAATGATTGGTCTGTCTATTCCTCTTTTTAATGCTAAAAAATATTCTGGACAAAAAGAACAACTTCAGTTAAGTAATCAAGAAGTAGCATTAAGAAAAGAAGATACTAAAAAACGATTACAAATTGAATATCTAACAGCAAAGAATCAGTATAATGACGCTAAAAGAGAATTTGACCTTATAGGAAAACAATTGATTCAAATCGATCAGGCAATACAAATTCAACAAGAAGCATATGCTGTTTCAAATAGCCAAGGTAGTGCTTTTGTAGAGCTACTAAGGTTACAATTGCAAAAATTAGATTTTCAGTTTAGAGAACATAAAAGCAAAGCAACAGAACTTGAGGCTTTGGCAAAAATAAATTACATCACAGGGTTATAA
- a CDS encoding efflux RND transporter periplasmic adaptor subunit: protein MEKYIKSYGTLVIVFVIGIFMGWLFFGGESTSDEKKTVHHEHTEDTFYTCSMHPQIHQKDPGDCPLCGMKLIPESSGASLDVNHITLSKSATALANIQTTSVEKTSPKKVLQMQGKIAVDERRTYAQASHIAGRIEKSYVNYIGEKVRKGQKLATLYSPQLVTAQREYFEAKKVKDSNPQLLRSAIEKLRLWKLSEKQIQEIDKSGKVKTVFDIRADISGVITQLNVLEGDHVMQGKILYEVADLSRLWVKFDAYESDLAWVKVGDKISFTVTSYPGETFTTKVSFIDPFINPKTRVASVRGNVVNRGQKLKPEMFVNGKIQAELPVNNEVIVVPKSSVMWTGPRSVVYVKVPHQDTPTFEMKEVVLGAELANSYIIKEGLTDGDRVVTQGTYTVDAAAQLKGKPSMISQKMGNESETTSTFEVSDQFASNFKKVYQNYLLVKDAFVASDDKRAEEFTITLQKSLNAISMHMLQGDAHMFWMKTSPKLKKNLDEMVKADNIDTRRRFFVQVSKELSDMIQRLDLSKNEKVYLMYCPMANDDLGASWLSDTKEVLNPYYGDMMLKCGEIKKEI, encoded by the coding sequence ATGGAAAAATATATAAAATCGTACGGAACATTAGTTATCGTATTTGTTATTGGCATTTTTATGGGATGGTTGTTTTTTGGAGGGGAAAGTACTTCAGATGAAAAAAAAACAGTTCATCATGAACATACAGAGGATACTTTTTATACATGTTCAATGCATCCTCAGATTCACCAAAAAGATCCAGGGGACTGTCCTCTATGTGGCATGAAATTAATTCCTGAATCAAGTGGTGCTAGCCTTGATGTGAATCATATTACTTTATCGAAATCTGCTACGGCTCTGGCAAATATTCAAACTACTAGTGTTGAGAAAACTTCACCTAAAAAAGTGTTGCAGATGCAAGGTAAAATAGCTGTAGATGAACGTAGAACGTATGCTCAAGCATCACATATTGCTGGTAGAATTGAAAAAAGTTATGTCAACTATATAGGAGAGAAAGTAAGGAAAGGTCAAAAATTAGCTACTTTATATTCTCCTCAATTGGTTACTGCACAAAGAGAGTATTTTGAAGCTAAAAAAGTAAAAGATTCTAATCCTCAATTACTTCGTTCTGCAATAGAAAAACTAAGACTTTGGAAGTTATCTGAAAAGCAGATTCAAGAAATTGACAAATCGGGGAAAGTAAAAACAGTTTTTGATATTAGGGCAGACATTAGTGGTGTAATTACACAGTTGAATGTGTTAGAAGGAGACCATGTAATGCAAGGGAAAATTCTTTATGAAGTAGCAGATTTATCTAGACTATGGGTCAAATTTGATGCGTATGAAAGTGACCTGGCTTGGGTTAAAGTTGGAGATAAGATTTCATTTACCGTTACATCTTATCCTGGTGAAACATTCACGACAAAAGTATCATTTATAGATCCGTTTATTAACCCTAAAACAAGAGTAGCTTCTGTTAGAGGAAATGTAGTAAATAGAGGACAGAAACTAAAGCCTGAAATGTTTGTGAATGGTAAGATACAAGCAGAACTACCTGTAAATAATGAAGTAATTGTTGTTCCTAAATCATCTGTAATGTGGACTGGTCCGCGTTCTGTAGTATATGTAAAAGTGCCTCATCAAGATACTCCAACGTTTGAAATGAAAGAAGTTGTTTTAGGAGCAGAATTGGCAAATTCTTATATAATTAAAGAAGGATTGACAGATGGAGATAGGGTGGTTACTCAAGGTACATATACTGTAGATGCTGCTGCTCAATTGAAAGGTAAACCAAGTATGATAAGCCAGAAAATGGGAAATGAATCAGAAACAACTTCTACTTTTGAAGTTAGTGATCAATTTGCTTCAAATTTTAAGAAAGTATATCAAAATTATCTACTTGTGAAAGATGCGTTTGTAGCAAGTGATGATAAGCGGGCTGAAGAATTTACAATCACTTTACAAAAAAGTTTAAATGCAATTTCTATGCATATGCTTCAAGGTGATGCACATATGTTTTGGATGAAGACATCTCCAAAATTAAAAAAGAATTTAGATGAAATGGTAAAAGCCGATAACATTGATACTCGAAGAAGGTTTTTTGTGCAAGTTTCAAAAGAATTATCAGATATGATCCAACGTCTTGATCTTTCAAAAAATGAGAAAGTTTATCTTATGTATTGTCCAATGGCTAATGATGACTTAGGAGCGTCTTGGTTATCAGATACAAAAGAGGTTTTAAACCCTTATTATGGTGATATGATGTTGAAGTGCGGAGAAATTAAAAAAGAAATATAA
- the mtaB gene encoding tRNA (N(6)-L-threonylcarbamoyladenosine(37)-C(2))-methylthiotransferase MtaB gives MRKVAFYTLGCKLNFSETSTIGRQFLEKGYQKVEFSETPDIYIINTCSVTDNADKKCQKIVREAKKISPNSYVAIIGCYAQLKPKEISELEGVDAVLGAAEKFRLLDLLDGFVKEDAPKVLATEIKETKEFVSGYSMNDRTRTFLKVQDGCNYKCSFCTIPLARGKSRSASIANVIENAKEVAAQDTKEVVLTGVNIGDFGIVDGRRQERLIDLLKELDNVDGIERFRISSIEPNLLDEEIIAFCSTSNKFVPHFHIPLQSGSDKMLELMRRRYRTDLYKSRITDIKSQMPDACIGVDVIIGFPGETEEDFLDTYNFLNELDVAYLHVFTYSERPNTDAVHMDGVVPKQERAKRSKMLRILSDKKKRAFYESQLGTTRTVLFEHDIEEGKMFGFTENYVRVEAKYDPALVNELKTVELTSINEQCIVEIKEPEVIYEKH, from the coding sequence ATGAGAAAAGTAGCTTTCTATACGCTTGGTTGCAAGCTTAATTTTTCAGAAACATCTACAATTGGTAGACAGTTTTTAGAAAAAGGATATCAAAAAGTAGAGTTTTCGGAAACACCCGATATATATATAATCAACACTTGTTCAGTAACAGATAATGCTGATAAGAAGTGTCAGAAGATTGTTCGTGAAGCAAAAAAGATTTCACCAAACTCGTATGTAGCAATAATTGGTTGTTATGCTCAGTTAAAACCAAAAGAAATTTCTGAATTAGAAGGCGTTGATGCTGTTTTAGGTGCTGCTGAAAAATTTAGACTTTTGGACTTATTGGATGGTTTTGTAAAAGAAGATGCTCCAAAAGTATTAGCAACTGAAATTAAGGAAACAAAAGAATTTGTATCCGGTTATTCTATGAACGACCGTACAAGAACTTTCTTAAAAGTACAAGATGGTTGTAATTATAAATGCTCGTTCTGTACTATACCTCTAGCTAGAGGTAAGAGTAGAAGTGCTTCTATTGCAAATGTAATTGAAAACGCTAAAGAAGTGGCTGCTCAAGATACAAAAGAGGTAGTACTTACTGGTGTAAATATAGGTGATTTTGGTATTGTTGATGGACGTAGACAAGAACGTTTAATTGATTTACTTAAAGAACTTGATAATGTTGATGGAATTGAGCGTTTTAGAATATCTTCAATCGAACCAAATTTATTAGATGAAGAGATTATAGCATTCTGTTCTACATCGAATAAATTTGTTCCACATTTCCATATCCCGTTGCAATCAGGTTCTGATAAAATGTTAGAATTAATGCGAAGACGTTATAGAACAGATTTATATAAGTCTCGTATTACAGATATAAAATCTCAAATGCCAGATGCTTGTATTGGTGTTGATGTTATAATAGGTTTTCCAGGCGAGACAGAAGAAGATTTCTTAGATACATATAATTTCTTAAATGAATTAGATGTAGCCTATCTACATGTATTTACATATTCTGAACGACCTAATACTGATGCTGTTCATATGGATGGTGTTGTACCAAAACAAGAAAGAGCTAAACGTTCTAAAATGCTTAGAATTCTTTCTGATAAGAAAAAGAGAGCTTTTTATGAGTCTCAACTAGGTACAACAAGAACAGTTTTATTTGAACATGATATTGAGGAAGGTAAGATGTTTGGTTTCACAGAAAACTACGTTAGAGTAGAAGCCAAGTATGATCCTGCTCTTGTAAATGAATTAAAAACTGTTGAATTAACTTCTATAAATGAGCAATGCATTGTAGAAATTAAAGAACCTGAAGTGATTTACGAAAAACACTAA
- a CDS encoding efflux RND transporter permease subunit: MINKIVRFFLYNRVVTIALLLLVIFWGLMHSPFKSKINSYIPYNPVAVDAIPDIGDNQQIVFTNWPGRSPQDIEDQITYPLTTSLLGIPDVKSIRSNSMFGFSTINIIFKDNSDFYFGRTRILEKINSLSTGTLPEGVQPILGPDATAVGQVYWYTLEGRDKDGNPTGGWDLEELRTAQDFLVKYALMSADGVSEVASVGGYVKEYQIDVDPNALKAYNVSLQQVMNSVRNSNLDVGARTIEVNNAEYFVRGVGYIKQLSDLEDAVVKVTDNVPVRIKDVAKVVEGPAVRRGILDKEGAEAVGGVVTARFGANPMLVIDNVKKKIDEISKGLPQKVLEDGTVTKMTVIPFYDRSTLIKETLGTLNEALLQEILITVIVVLIMVWNLRVSMLISSLLPIAVLMVFIVMKYLGVVANIVSLSGIAIAIGTMVDIGIVMSENLIKHLDKRRGRELIKVIYDATEEVSGAIVTAVATTVVSFIPVFTLQASEGKLFSPLAYTKTFALIASVIVALIFLPTFAFYFFKEQRKTAFKSKQLLNIVFVLLGIVVCFISKIWLGIAIIILSIYNLLEDKLTLFLKSPSNFSKGRSLFVASIITYALAMEWLPLGPDESDFKNFIFVAGLIGFILGGFQLFILIYPKVLTKCLDNKVTFLSFVFFIVFAGISSWLGFSKLISPITSISNKLGVDITNNKAFKNMHNTFPGIGSEFMPSLSEGSFLLMPSAMPNAGISEVKRNLQLMDMAVKNIPEIASVVGKAGRALSPLDPAPISMYENIINYKSEYKTDENGERLRFKIDEGGNFIRNNEGELILDADGKYFRQWRENIKSTDDIWKEIIKVTKLPGLTSAPKLQPIQTRLIMTQTGMRAPMGIKVFGPDLLTIENFGIQLEKLLKQVPSVKKEAVFADRIVGKPYLEIELDRKKIGRYGMSVKDMQMLLEMVIGGMPLTYTVEGRERYPVRMRYAREYRDNPEVLKKFMVNVPLGIQVPLEELASINYVAGPQSIKSEDTFLTGYVLLDKLPQYSEVQVVEEASKFIQSKIDTNELIVPNGVSFKFSGNYENQARASKRLSIVMPICLLLIFFILYLQFKSVKTTFMVFSGIAVAFSGGFLMLWLYSQSGFLDFSIFGENMRDLFNVHPVNLSVAVWVGFIALFGIATDDGVLVATYLDQSFSKNTPTTIKGIRAAVLEGGKRRIRPSLMTTATTLLAFIPILTSNGRGADIMKPMAIPGFGGMTVALLTLFVVPTLYSAVKESQLKS; this comes from the coding sequence ATGATCAATAAAATTGTTCGTTTCTTTCTGTATAACAGAGTAGTAACGATTGCACTTTTACTTTTGGTTATTTTTTGGGGGCTAATGCATAGTCCTTTTAAATCAAAAATAAATAGCTACATACCATATAATCCAGTTGCTGTAGATGCAATTCCAGATATAGGTGATAATCAACAAATTGTTTTTACAAATTGGCCAGGAAGATCACCTCAAGATATTGAAGATCAAATAACTTACCCATTAACTACAAGTTTATTGGGTATCCCAGATGTGAAAAGCATTCGTAGTAACTCTATGTTTGGCTTTTCTACCATCAATATCATTTTTAAAGATAATTCTGATTTTTATTTCGGTAGAACTCGAATTTTAGAAAAGATAAATAGTTTATCTACAGGTACTTTACCAGAAGGTGTTCAGCCTATTTTAGGGCCCGATGCAACTGCAGTTGGGCAAGTATATTGGTATACTTTAGAAGGTAGAGATAAAGATGGTAACCCAACAGGAGGATGGGATTTAGAAGAATTAAGAACAGCACAAGATTTTTTAGTGAAATATGCTTTAATGTCTGCAGATGGTGTTTCTGAAGTTGCTTCAGTTGGTGGTTATGTAAAGGAGTATCAAATTGATGTAGACCCAAATGCATTAAAGGCTTATAATGTTTCTTTACAGCAAGTAATGAATTCCGTACGCAATAGTAATCTTGATGTTGGGGCAAGAACTATTGAAGTAAACAATGCAGAGTATTTTGTTAGAGGTGTTGGATATATAAAACAATTATCTGATTTAGAAGATGCTGTTGTAAAAGTAACGGATAATGTTCCTGTCCGAATTAAAGATGTAGCTAAAGTTGTAGAAGGTCCTGCAGTAAGAAGAGGTATTCTAGATAAAGAAGGTGCAGAAGCTGTAGGTGGAGTGGTTACCGCTAGATTTGGAGCAAACCCAATGTTGGTAATAGATAATGTTAAGAAGAAAATTGATGAAATTTCTAAAGGTTTACCTCAAAAAGTTCTAGAAGATGGAACAGTTACAAAAATGACTGTTATTCCTTTCTATGATCGTTCTACTTTAATTAAAGAGACATTAGGAACTTTAAATGAAGCATTACTCCAAGAGATATTAATTACTGTAATTGTAGTCTTAATTATGGTCTGGAACCTAAGGGTTTCTATGCTAATATCAAGTCTATTGCCAATTGCTGTTTTAATGGTTTTTATAGTGATGAAGTACCTTGGCGTAGTTGCAAATATTGTTTCATTAAGTGGTATTGCAATCGCTATAGGAACAATGGTAGATATAGGGATTGTAATGTCTGAAAACTTAATCAAACATCTTGATAAAAGGAGAGGACGAGAGCTTATAAAAGTTATTTATGATGCGACAGAAGAGGTTTCAGGGGCGATTGTGACTGCAGTAGCAACTACTGTTGTTAGCTTTATCCCAGTATTTACACTTCAAGCTTCAGAAGGAAAACTATTTTCTCCTTTAGCGTATACTAAGACTTTTGCTTTGATAGCATCTGTAATAGTTGCACTTATATTTTTACCTACTTTTGCCTTTTACTTCTTTAAGGAGCAGCGTAAAACAGCTTTTAAAAGTAAGCAACTATTAAATATAGTATTTGTGCTTTTAGGAATAGTTGTTTGTTTTATATCAAAAATTTGGTTAGGCATTGCTATAATAATATTGAGTATTTACAATTTGTTAGAAGATAAACTTACTCTTTTTCTAAAATCACCTTCAAACTTTTCTAAAGGAAGAAGCCTCTTTGTAGCATCAATAATAACTTACGCCTTAGCAATGGAATGGCTTCCATTAGGACCAGATGAAAGTGACTTTAAGAACTTTATTTTTGTTGCAGGACTTATTGGTTTTATCCTTGGAGGATTTCAATTATTTATATTGATTTACCCTAAAGTACTTACAAAATGTTTAGACAATAAAGTGACATTTTTATCTTTTGTGTTTTTTATTGTTTTTGCTGGAATTTCTTCTTGGTTAGGTTTTTCAAAATTGATAAGCCCTATAACTTCTATTTCAAATAAACTAGGGGTTGATATTACCAATAATAAGGCGTTTAAAAATATGCACAATACATTTCCTGGAATTGGTTCAGAATTTATGCCATCCTTATCCGAGGGCAGTTTCTTACTTATGCCTTCAGCAATGCCAAATGCTGGGATATCTGAAGTGAAAAGGAATTTGCAATTGATGGATATGGCGGTTAAGAATATTCCAGAAATAGCATCTGTAGTAGGGAAAGCTGGTAGAGCACTTTCGCCATTAGACCCAGCCCCAATATCTATGTATGAGAATATCATTAATTACAAATCAGAATATAAAACTGATGAAAATGGTGAACGCCTTAGATTTAAAATTGATGAAGGAGGTAATTTTATAAGAAATAATGAAGGAGAATTAATTTTAGATGCAGATGGTAAATATTTTAGGCAATGGAGAGAGAATATTAAATCTACTGATGATATTTGGAAGGAAATAATTAAAGTTACGAAACTACCAGGATTAACTTCTGCTCCAAAATTACAACCCATACAAACTCGATTGATAATGACTCAAACAGGTATGCGTGCACCTATGGGTATTAAGGTGTTTGGTCCTGACCTTTTAACAATCGAGAATTTTGGAATCCAATTAGAAAAACTTCTAAAGCAAGTTCCATCGGTGAAAAAAGAAGCTGTTTTTGCCGATAGAATAGTTGGTAAACCTTATTTAGAAATAGAGCTTGATAGAAAAAAAATAGGGCGTTATGGCATGAGTGTAAAAGATATGCAAATGCTTTTAGAAATGGTGATTGGAGGGATGCCGTTAACCTACACTGTAGAAGGGAGAGAGCGTTATCCGGTTAGGATGCGTTATGCTAGAGAATACCGGGACAACCCAGAGGTGTTAAAGAAGTTTATGGTAAATGTACCCTTGGGAATTCAAGTTCCTTTAGAAGAATTAGCATCAATTAATTATGTAGCAGGACCTCAGTCTATAAAAAGTGAAGATACTTTTTTAACAGGTTATGTACTCTTAGATAAATTACCTCAATATTCTGAAGTTCAGGTAGTAGAAGAAGCGTCTAAATTTATTCAATCAAAAATTGATACAAACGAATTAATTGTGCCTAATGGTGTCAGTTTTAAATTTTCTGGAAATTATGAAAACCAAGCAAGAGCTTCTAAGCGCTTATCTATAGTTATGCCAATTTGCCTCCTTCTTATTTTCTTCATTTTATATCTTCAATTTAAGTCAGTTAAAACCACTTTTATGGTCTTTTCTGGAATTGCAGTTGCTTTTAGTGGTGGCTTTTTAATGCTTTGGCTTTATAGTCAATCGGGTTTTTTAGATTTCTCAATTTTTGGAGAAAATATGAGAGATCTGTTTAATGTTCACCCAGTCAATTTAAGTGTTGCTGTTTGGGTTGGTTTTATTGCATTATTTGGTATTGCCACCGACGATGGTGTTTTAGTTGCAACTTATTTAGATCAATCTTTTTCAAAAAATACCCCTACAACAATTAAAGGAATTAGGGCTGCAGTATTGGAAGGAGGAAAACGAAGAATTCGACCAAGTTTAATGACAACGGCCACAACTTTATTGGCTTTTATACCTATTCTTACTTCAAATGGACGTGGTGCAGATATAATGAAACCAATGGCGATTCCTGGTTTTGGCGGTATGACAGTTGCTCTACTAACACTATTTGTTGTACCAACTTTATATAGTGCTGTGAAGGAGTCTCAGTTAAAATCATAA